A single Branchiostoma floridae strain S238N-H82 chromosome 11, Bfl_VNyyK, whole genome shotgun sequence DNA region contains:
- the LOC118426345 gene encoding protein strawberry notch homolog 1-like isoform X1 produces the protein MATLMGDSSFDLLSAALDESGLAFDANDILNPPTDAGQGSGTDGGADPGSVLAQAMAVSGLEMDPNNDPLLMALRDDPAPVSQAHKKEEPRVIHITATQPPIVSRSAVTTVVTNATTGQRVIHVPVATTGVLRQQPSVTKVVTRPVSTTIPKTEQNRLIANLLSDKAASRNVVSVSVPRRSSSPNIQVISLPRTPGPNSSASVYVRTLPSNALQRASASSSVGSSVGNRVFSSIGNVASSHTVTSAANGSVKKELTGKDVSRLWANEDIKMRSLSPTPGQSSQAAGSAVKTAHREEEEEEEEEEELGVAETYAEYTPSKLDIGLGHPDSVVETSSLSSVQPPDVWYKLAIPEHIIDYGYLSALQLEAITYACQQHEIFLQSGERAGFLIGDGAGVGKGRTIAGIIYENYLLGRKRSLWLSVSNDLKVDAERDLKDIGAKVSVHSLNKFKYHAKISSKENGGVKKGVTFATYSSLIGESQGSGKYRTRMQQILHWCGEDFDGVIVFDECHKAKNLCPVGSSKPTKTGLTVLELQNRLPKARIVYASATGASEPKNMAYMSRLGIWGEGTPFREFNDFIQAVERRGVGAMEIVAMDMKLRGMYMARQLSFAGVSFKIEEIPLEDEFITMYDAAVKLWVDAREYFQKAAELIDAEHRMRKSMWGQFWSAHQRFFKYLCIASKVKPAVRIAREAVKSGKCIVIGLQSTGEARTLEELENQGGELNDFVSTAKGVFQTLIEKHFPAPDRRRLSDIFGLDFSRSSSRSSSPDNTPIPGEKRKRDTSPLSVLSSKKGKMDNKVSGGSDSDSDSSTSDSDNNVDSDEDDFFSPKHGSSDEDDDFNPFGSGSDEDDPWLSRIEKRPPKKEKTKSKPKKLKKSKSLDPASLDSSNNSTPKSANSLRKTAIANAASQSKIDSTPMFSSMDAADQAQAMKKELLDRIEKLGGILPPNTLDELIDDLGGPENVAEMTGRKGRVVSNDEGTICYESRSATDVPLEILNLTEKQRFMDGEKNIAIISEAASSGISLQADKRVQNQRRRVHITLELPWSADRAIQQFGRTHRSNQVYAPEYMFLISELAGERRFASIVAKRLESLGALTHGDRRAGEARDLSRFNIDTKYGRTALEAVMKAVVGLEPPIAPPPEDYQGNFFHDILHGLIGVGLVSMDERLNIPNLDKDYNSMPKFLNRILGLTVNLQNGLFAYFLDTLHEVIQRARRDGRYDMGILDLGSGGDHVRLLETKRFKGSSASRQALVELHTLSVERGVSWKEALDLYRELVQYEEGFYLSKQVRNMKCMAVLVKAVSGRRKLYSVHRPNTGQQMKNEPLDNIKKKYKKVTPDEAEPHWVSQYNSSLAQCSHAYWRGNCKRVSLGLSCEIGLRRRTYHVLSGSVLQVWSKVESVLVSMPGSQSKMQVVRIKTQQGKKVVGTLIPGNCIPALVNVLSQNGPTPTLGQPTTTQGQPTTTVGSLMRPIVL, from the exons ATGGCCACCTTG ATGGGTGACAGTTCGTTTGACCTCCTGTCGGCCGCGCTAGACGAGAGTGGGCTGGCGTTCGATGCCAACGACATCCTCAACCCTCCGACAGacgcaggtcaggggtcagggaCGGATGGAGGCGCGGACCCAGGCAGTGTCCTGGCTCAG GCCATGGCAGTTAGTGGTCTGGAGATGGACCCAAACAACGACCCCCTCCTCATGGCACTGAGGGACGACCCAGCTCCTGTGTCACAAGCACACAAAAAG GAGGAGCCACGTGTCATACATATAACAGCCACCCAGCCGCCTATCGTATCCCGCTCCGCCGTCACCACGGTGGTTACTAACGCAACCACAGGTCAGAGGGTCATCCACGTGCCTGTGGCCACGACGGGAGTTCTGAGGCAACAGCCTTCCGTTACCAAAGTTGTCACGCGACCCGTTTCAACGACGATTCCAAAGACTGAGCAGAACAGACTGATCGCAAACCTTCTGTCAGACAAGGCAGCGTCTCGAAATGTCGTCAGCGTTTCTGTACCAAGAAGATCGTCCTCACCAAACATACAGGTGATCTCGCTACCCAGAACGCCTGGTCCGAACTCGTCAGCGTCTGTGTATGTCCGTACGCTCCCCAGCAATGCTTTGCAGCGTGCATCGGCCAGTAGTAGTGTAGGGTCTTCTGTGGGGAATAGAGTTTTTTCTTCTATTGGAAATGTTGCATCAAGTCACACGGTCACCTCTGCAGCCAATGGCAGTGTGAAAAAGGAGTTAACGGGGAAGGACGTCTCAAGACTGTGGGCTAACGAAGACATCAAGATGAGGAGCCTCTCACCAACTCCT GGCCAGTCATCTCAGGCTGCCGGCAGTGCTGTCAAAACTGCACATcgagaggaggaggaggaagaggaagaggaggaagagtTGGGCGTGGCAGAGACGTATGCTGAATACACGCCTAGTAAAT TGGATATTGGACTGGGACATCCAGACTCCGTTGTGGAGACGAGTTCTCTGTCCAGCGTGCAGCCGCCGGACGTCTGGTACAAGCTGGCCATCCCCGAGCACATCATCGACTACGGGTACCTGTCGGCACTGCAGCTGGAGGCGATAACGTACGCGTGTCAGCAGCACGAGATCTTCCTACAGAGTGGGGAGAGGGCTGGCTTCCTTATAG GTGACGGTGCTGGTGTTGGGAAAGGCAGAACGATAGCGGGGATAATCTACGAGAACTACCTCCTGGGAAGGAAGAGATCATTATG GTTGAGTGTTTCTAATGATCTAAAGGTGGATGCTGAGAGGGACCTGAAAGATATCGGTGCCAAAGTGTCAGTTCACTCCCTCAACAAG TTCAAGTACCATGCCAAGATCTCCTCCAAGGAGAACGGCGGGGTGAAGAAAGGCGTGACGTTCGCCACCTACTCTTCCCTGATTGGTGAGAGCCAGGGGAGCGGCAAGTACCGCACCAGGATGCAGCAGATCCTCCACTGGTGCGGCGAGGACTTCGATGGAGTC ATTGTGTTTGACGAATGTCACAAGGCGAAGAATCTTTGTCCAGTAGGATCCTCCAAACCCACCAAAACTGGCCTTACTGTACTGGAGCTGCAGAATCGGCTGCCTAAAGCCAGGATTGTCTATGCTAGTGCCacag GAGCCTCAGAACCAAAGAATATGGCGTACATGTCTCGGCTGGGAATCTGGGGAGAGGGCACGCCATTTAGGGAGTTTAATGATTTCATCCAGGCTGTGGAAAGAAG GGGTGTGGGTGCTATGGAGATTGTTGCCATGGATATGAAGTTGCGTGGGATGTACATGGCTCGGCAGCTCAGCTTCGCTGGAGTCTCCTTCAAGATCGAAGAAATCCCGTTGGAGGACGAGTTCATCACGATGTACGATGCAGCAGTCAAACTG TGGGTTGATGCGAGGGAGTACTTCCAGAAGGCAGCTGAGCTGATTGACGCAGAGCACCGCATGAGGAAGTCGATGTGGGGCCAGTTCTGGTCGGCACATCAGCGCTTCTTCAAGTACCTCTGTATTGCTTCCAAGGTCAAACCGGCCGTCAGGATAGCCCGCGAGGCCGTCAAAAGTGGCAAG tgcATCGTGATTGGTCTGCAGTCTACAGGAGAAGCCAGGACTCTAGAGGAGCTGGAGAATCAGGGGGGAGAACTCAACGACTTTGTCTCCACTGCAAA GGGGGTGTTTCAGACCCTGATAGAGAAGCACTTCCCGGCGCCGGACCGCAGGCGGCTGTCGGACATCTTCGGTCTGGACTTCAGCCGCAGCAGCAGCCGCAGCAGCAGCCCTGACAACACCCCCATCCCTGGGGAGAAGAGGAAGAGAG ACACAAGTCCCCTCTCAGTGCTGTCCTCCAAGAAAGGGAAGATGGACAATAAAGTATCCGGAGGTTCTGACAGTGACTCAGACTCCTCCACTTCGGATTCCGACAACAACGTGGACAGCGACGAAGACGACTTCTTCTCGCCGAAACACGGCTCTTCCGATGAGGACGATGACTTCAACCCGTTTGGGTCAGGATCGGACGAAGACG ACCCCTGGCTAAGCAGGATCGAGAAAAGACCACCAAAGAAGGAGAAGACAAAGTCCAAGCCAAAGAAACTGAAGAAGAGCAAGTCCCTGGACCCAGCCAGCCTTGATAGTTCTAACAACTCCACACCCAAGTCTGCCAACAGTCTGAGGAAGACAGCCATAGCTAACGCTGCGTCCCAGTCAAAGATAGACTCCA CCCCTATGTTCAGCAGTATGGACGCTGCTGACCAGGCCCAGGCCATGAAAAAGGAACTGCTGGACAGGATAGAGAAGCTGGGAGGGATTCTGCCTCCGAACACTCTGGATGAGCTCATTGATGATCTTGGAGGGCCAGAGAATGTGGCTGag ATGACGGGCAGGAAAGGACGGGTTGTGAGTAACGATGAGGGGACGATCTGCTACGAGTCCAGAAGTGCGACAGACGTGCCGCTGGAGATCCTCAATCTAACAGAGAAGCAGAGATTCATGGACGGGGAAAAG AATATCGCCATCATCTCAGAAGCAGCCAGCTCAGGGATTTCTCTGCAGGCGGACAAGCGTGTTCAGAACCAGCGCCGCCGCGTGCACATCACCCTGGAGCTGCCCTGGAGTGCAGACAGGGCCATCCAGCAGTTTG GTCGTACGCACCGTTCTAACCAGGTTTACGCCCCAGAGTACATGTTTCTCATTTCGGAGCTAGCAGGAGAAAGGAGGTTTGCCTCTATTGTGGCCAAGAGGCTGGAGAGCCTG GGTGCCCTCACCCATGGTGACAGGAGGGCAGGTGAGGCCAGAGATCTCAGTAGATTCAACATTGATACAAAG TATGGCAGAACAGCTCTGGAGGCAGTGATGAAGGCTGTTGTTGGGTTAGAACCCCCGATCGCTCCCCCTCCTGAGGACTACCAAGGAAACTTCTTTCACG ATATCCTCCATGGCTTGATAGGAGTAGGGCTTGTCAGCATGGACGAGAGACTCAACATTCCCAATTTAGACAAAG ATTACAACAGCATGCCCAAGTTCCTGAACAGAATCCTGGGCCTGACAGTGAACCTTCAGAACGGGCTGTTCGCGTACTTCCTGGACACGCTACACGAGGTCATCCAGAGGGCGAGGCGGGACGGCAGATACGACATGGGCATCCTCG ACTTGGGTTCAGGGGGAGACCATGTCAGGCTTCTGGAGACCAAGAGGTTCAAGGGAAGCAGTGCCTCCCGGCAGGCGCTTGTGGAACTGCATACT TTAAGTGTAGAGAGAGGAGTCTCTTGGAAGGAGGCATTAGACTTGTATCGGGAACTTGTGCAGTATGAGGAAGGATTCTACCTCTCCAAACAG GTGCGGAACATGAAGTGCATGGCGGTGCTGGTGAAGGCAGTGTCTGGCAGGCGGAAGCTGTACAGCGTACACAGGCCCAATACTGGGCAACAGATGAAGAACGAACCTCTGGACAACATCAAGAAAAAGTACAAGAAG GTGACTCCTGATGAAGCAGAGCCACACTGGGTGTCTCAGTACAACTCCTCCTTGGCGCAGTGTAGTCATGCCTACTG GAGGGGAAACTGCAAGCGAGTGTCCTTAGGTCTGTCCTGTGAGATCGGGTTACGACGGAGAACCTACCATGTCCTGTCTGGGTCAGTGCTTCAG
- the LOC118426345 gene encoding protein strawberry notch homolog 1-like isoform X3 — protein sequence MATLMGDSSFDLLSAALDESGLAFDANDILNPPTDAGQGSGTDGGADPGSVLAQAMAVSGLEMDPNNDPLLMALRDDPAPVSQAHKKEEPRVIHITATQPPIVSRSAVTTVVTNATTGQRVIHVPVATTGVLRQQPSVTKVVTRPVSTTIPKTEQNRLIANLLSDKAASRNVVSVSVPRRSSSPNIQVISLPRTPGPNSSASVYVRTLPSNALQRASASSSVGSSVGNRVFSSIGNVASSHTVTSAANGSVKKELTGKDVSRLWANEDIKMRSLSPTPGQSSQAAGSAVKTAHREEEEEEEEEEELGVAETYAEYTPSKLDIGLGHPDSVVETSSLSSVQPPDVWYKLAIPEHIIDYGYLSALQLEAITYACQQHEIFLQSGERAGFLIGDGAGVGKGRTIAGIIYENYLLGRKRSLWLSVSNDLKVDAERDLKDIGAKVSVHSLNKFKYHAKISSKENGGVKKGVTFATYSSLIGESQGSGKYRTRMQQILHWCGEDFDGVIVFDECHKAKNLCPVGSSKPTKTGLTVLELQNRLPKARIVYASATGASEPKNMAYMSRLGIWGEGTPFREFNDFIQAVERRGVGAMEIVAMDMKLRGMYMARQLSFAGVSFKIEEIPLEDEFITMYDAAVKLWVDAREYFQKAAELIDAEHRMRKSMWGQFWSAHQRFFKYLCIASKVKPAVRIAREAVKSGKCIVIGLQSTGEARTLEELENQGGELNDFVSTAKGVFQTLIEKHFPAPDRRRLSDIFGLDFSRSSSRSSSPDNTPIPGEKRKRDTSPLSVLSSKKGKMDNKVSGGSDSDSDSSTSDSDNNVDSDEDDFFSPKHGSSDEDDDFNPFGSGSDEDDPWLSRIEKRPPKKEKTKSKPKKLKKSKSLDPASLDSSNNSTPKSANSLRKTAIANAASQSKIDSTPMFSSMDAADQAQAMKKELLDRIEKLGGILPPNTLDELIDDLGGPENVAEMTGRKGRVVSNDEGTICYESRSATDVPLEILNLTEKQRFMDGEKNIAIISEAASSGISLQADKRVQNQRRRVHITLELPWSADRAIQQFGRTHRSNQVYAPEYMFLISELAGERRFASIVAKRLESLGALTHGDRRAGEARDLSRFNIDTKYGRTALEAVMKAVVGLEPPIAPPPEDYQGNFFHDILHGLIGVGLVSMDERLNIPNLDKDYNSMPKFLNRILGLTVNLQNGLFAYFLDTLHEVIQRARRDGRYDMGILDLGSGGDHVRLLETKRFKGSSASRQALVELHTLSVERGVSWKEALDLYRELVQYEEGFYLSKQVRNMKCMAVLVKAVSGRRKLYSVHRPNTGQQMKNEPLDNIKKKYKKVTPDEAEPHWVSQYNSSLAQCSHAYWRGNCKRVSLGLSCEIGLRRRTYHVLSGSVLQVWSKVESVLVSMPGSQSKMQVVRIKTQQGKKVVDDLNLLATYSKPLSGERLEAMDSYV from the exons ATGGCCACCTTG ATGGGTGACAGTTCGTTTGACCTCCTGTCGGCCGCGCTAGACGAGAGTGGGCTGGCGTTCGATGCCAACGACATCCTCAACCCTCCGACAGacgcaggtcaggggtcagggaCGGATGGAGGCGCGGACCCAGGCAGTGTCCTGGCTCAG GCCATGGCAGTTAGTGGTCTGGAGATGGACCCAAACAACGACCCCCTCCTCATGGCACTGAGGGACGACCCAGCTCCTGTGTCACAAGCACACAAAAAG GAGGAGCCACGTGTCATACATATAACAGCCACCCAGCCGCCTATCGTATCCCGCTCCGCCGTCACCACGGTGGTTACTAACGCAACCACAGGTCAGAGGGTCATCCACGTGCCTGTGGCCACGACGGGAGTTCTGAGGCAACAGCCTTCCGTTACCAAAGTTGTCACGCGACCCGTTTCAACGACGATTCCAAAGACTGAGCAGAACAGACTGATCGCAAACCTTCTGTCAGACAAGGCAGCGTCTCGAAATGTCGTCAGCGTTTCTGTACCAAGAAGATCGTCCTCACCAAACATACAGGTGATCTCGCTACCCAGAACGCCTGGTCCGAACTCGTCAGCGTCTGTGTATGTCCGTACGCTCCCCAGCAATGCTTTGCAGCGTGCATCGGCCAGTAGTAGTGTAGGGTCTTCTGTGGGGAATAGAGTTTTTTCTTCTATTGGAAATGTTGCATCAAGTCACACGGTCACCTCTGCAGCCAATGGCAGTGTGAAAAAGGAGTTAACGGGGAAGGACGTCTCAAGACTGTGGGCTAACGAAGACATCAAGATGAGGAGCCTCTCACCAACTCCT GGCCAGTCATCTCAGGCTGCCGGCAGTGCTGTCAAAACTGCACATcgagaggaggaggaggaagaggaagaggaggaagagtTGGGCGTGGCAGAGACGTATGCTGAATACACGCCTAGTAAAT TGGATATTGGACTGGGACATCCAGACTCCGTTGTGGAGACGAGTTCTCTGTCCAGCGTGCAGCCGCCGGACGTCTGGTACAAGCTGGCCATCCCCGAGCACATCATCGACTACGGGTACCTGTCGGCACTGCAGCTGGAGGCGATAACGTACGCGTGTCAGCAGCACGAGATCTTCCTACAGAGTGGGGAGAGGGCTGGCTTCCTTATAG GTGACGGTGCTGGTGTTGGGAAAGGCAGAACGATAGCGGGGATAATCTACGAGAACTACCTCCTGGGAAGGAAGAGATCATTATG GTTGAGTGTTTCTAATGATCTAAAGGTGGATGCTGAGAGGGACCTGAAAGATATCGGTGCCAAAGTGTCAGTTCACTCCCTCAACAAG TTCAAGTACCATGCCAAGATCTCCTCCAAGGAGAACGGCGGGGTGAAGAAAGGCGTGACGTTCGCCACCTACTCTTCCCTGATTGGTGAGAGCCAGGGGAGCGGCAAGTACCGCACCAGGATGCAGCAGATCCTCCACTGGTGCGGCGAGGACTTCGATGGAGTC ATTGTGTTTGACGAATGTCACAAGGCGAAGAATCTTTGTCCAGTAGGATCCTCCAAACCCACCAAAACTGGCCTTACTGTACTGGAGCTGCAGAATCGGCTGCCTAAAGCCAGGATTGTCTATGCTAGTGCCacag GAGCCTCAGAACCAAAGAATATGGCGTACATGTCTCGGCTGGGAATCTGGGGAGAGGGCACGCCATTTAGGGAGTTTAATGATTTCATCCAGGCTGTGGAAAGAAG GGGTGTGGGTGCTATGGAGATTGTTGCCATGGATATGAAGTTGCGTGGGATGTACATGGCTCGGCAGCTCAGCTTCGCTGGAGTCTCCTTCAAGATCGAAGAAATCCCGTTGGAGGACGAGTTCATCACGATGTACGATGCAGCAGTCAAACTG TGGGTTGATGCGAGGGAGTACTTCCAGAAGGCAGCTGAGCTGATTGACGCAGAGCACCGCATGAGGAAGTCGATGTGGGGCCAGTTCTGGTCGGCACATCAGCGCTTCTTCAAGTACCTCTGTATTGCTTCCAAGGTCAAACCGGCCGTCAGGATAGCCCGCGAGGCCGTCAAAAGTGGCAAG tgcATCGTGATTGGTCTGCAGTCTACAGGAGAAGCCAGGACTCTAGAGGAGCTGGAGAATCAGGGGGGAGAACTCAACGACTTTGTCTCCACTGCAAA GGGGGTGTTTCAGACCCTGATAGAGAAGCACTTCCCGGCGCCGGACCGCAGGCGGCTGTCGGACATCTTCGGTCTGGACTTCAGCCGCAGCAGCAGCCGCAGCAGCAGCCCTGACAACACCCCCATCCCTGGGGAGAAGAGGAAGAGAG ACACAAGTCCCCTCTCAGTGCTGTCCTCCAAGAAAGGGAAGATGGACAATAAAGTATCCGGAGGTTCTGACAGTGACTCAGACTCCTCCACTTCGGATTCCGACAACAACGTGGACAGCGACGAAGACGACTTCTTCTCGCCGAAACACGGCTCTTCCGATGAGGACGATGACTTCAACCCGTTTGGGTCAGGATCGGACGAAGACG ACCCCTGGCTAAGCAGGATCGAGAAAAGACCACCAAAGAAGGAGAAGACAAAGTCCAAGCCAAAGAAACTGAAGAAGAGCAAGTCCCTGGACCCAGCCAGCCTTGATAGTTCTAACAACTCCACACCCAAGTCTGCCAACAGTCTGAGGAAGACAGCCATAGCTAACGCTGCGTCCCAGTCAAAGATAGACTCCA CCCCTATGTTCAGCAGTATGGACGCTGCTGACCAGGCCCAGGCCATGAAAAAGGAACTGCTGGACAGGATAGAGAAGCTGGGAGGGATTCTGCCTCCGAACACTCTGGATGAGCTCATTGATGATCTTGGAGGGCCAGAGAATGTGGCTGag ATGACGGGCAGGAAAGGACGGGTTGTGAGTAACGATGAGGGGACGATCTGCTACGAGTCCAGAAGTGCGACAGACGTGCCGCTGGAGATCCTCAATCTAACAGAGAAGCAGAGATTCATGGACGGGGAAAAG AATATCGCCATCATCTCAGAAGCAGCCAGCTCAGGGATTTCTCTGCAGGCGGACAAGCGTGTTCAGAACCAGCGCCGCCGCGTGCACATCACCCTGGAGCTGCCCTGGAGTGCAGACAGGGCCATCCAGCAGTTTG GTCGTACGCACCGTTCTAACCAGGTTTACGCCCCAGAGTACATGTTTCTCATTTCGGAGCTAGCAGGAGAAAGGAGGTTTGCCTCTATTGTGGCCAAGAGGCTGGAGAGCCTG GGTGCCCTCACCCATGGTGACAGGAGGGCAGGTGAGGCCAGAGATCTCAGTAGATTCAACATTGATACAAAG TATGGCAGAACAGCTCTGGAGGCAGTGATGAAGGCTGTTGTTGGGTTAGAACCCCCGATCGCTCCCCCTCCTGAGGACTACCAAGGAAACTTCTTTCACG ATATCCTCCATGGCTTGATAGGAGTAGGGCTTGTCAGCATGGACGAGAGACTCAACATTCCCAATTTAGACAAAG ATTACAACAGCATGCCCAAGTTCCTGAACAGAATCCTGGGCCTGACAGTGAACCTTCAGAACGGGCTGTTCGCGTACTTCCTGGACACGCTACACGAGGTCATCCAGAGGGCGAGGCGGGACGGCAGATACGACATGGGCATCCTCG ACTTGGGTTCAGGGGGAGACCATGTCAGGCTTCTGGAGACCAAGAGGTTCAAGGGAAGCAGTGCCTCCCGGCAGGCGCTTGTGGAACTGCATACT TTAAGTGTAGAGAGAGGAGTCTCTTGGAAGGAGGCATTAGACTTGTATCGGGAACTTGTGCAGTATGAGGAAGGATTCTACCTCTCCAAACAG GTGCGGAACATGAAGTGCATGGCGGTGCTGGTGAAGGCAGTGTCTGGCAGGCGGAAGCTGTACAGCGTACACAGGCCCAATACTGGGCAACAGATGAAGAACGAACCTCTGGACAACATCAAGAAAAAGTACAAGAAG GTGACTCCTGATGAAGCAGAGCCACACTGGGTGTCTCAGTACAACTCCTCCTTGGCGCAGTGTAGTCATGCCTACTG GAGGGGAAACTGCAAGCGAGTGTCCTTAGGTCTGTCCTGTGAGATCGGGTTACGACGGAGAACCTACCATGTCCTGTCTGGGTCAGTGCTTCAG